In the Oncorhynchus tshawytscha isolate Ot180627B linkage group LG17, Otsh_v2.0, whole genome shotgun sequence genome, one interval contains:
- the LOC121839753 gene encoding uncharacterized protein LOC121839753, with amino-acid sequence MYHSSKLDHIETGQTACSRYVAAVAKAIEKTAHLVMCHKMQIHTHHGVAAYLISKEFTFSADRKNKIQNKCTQSHITFVNTDKNMADALTAEDGLAHSCQERAAQELKLRPDLENEPLTSPDLWLYTDGCCYKGDTGNVAAYAVVQQLHDKTHVTLESGIIPQPASAQLAEIVALTQALEKAEGKTVNIYTDSAYAHGAVHIDGPQWVRRNFTTTGNLPIKHRAQMERLMHAVSLPKTVAIMKCRGHQRLTSRINQGNDAADLAAKAAGGYSPRQMVLGIEPARTELTSQHILELQEEAGPYEHSVWTQKGGSKGPDGIWRCHDGRLVAPANLCPELIREAHGPTHEGKLRTLQKVSYIWWHPT; translated from the coding sequence ATGTACCACTCTTCAAAACTTGACCACATTGAAACCGGCCAGACCGCCTGTTCCAGATACGTTGCGGCGGTAGCCAAGGCGATTGAGAAGACAGCCCATCTGGTAATGTGCCACAAGATGCAAATACACACCCACCACGGGGTGGCAGCATACCTCATCAGCAAAGAATTTACCTTCAGTGCGGACAgaaaaaacaaaatccagaacaaATGCACCCAGTCACACATCACTTTTGTGAACACCGACAAGAACATGGCAGATGCACTCACCGCAGAAGATGGCCTAGCACactcctgccaagagagggcagcACAAGAGCTCAAACTGAGACCAGACCTGGAAAATGAACCACTGACATCTCCAGACCTATGGCTGTACACAGACGGATGTTGCTACAAGGGAGACACAGGAAACGTAGCTGCCTATGCGGTCGTACAGCAGCTGCATGACAAAACACATGTCACGTTGGAATCAGGAATTATCCCCCAGCCAGCATCGGCACAACTTGCGGAAATTGTGGCTTTGACTCAAGCTCTAGAGAAAGCCGAAGGAAAAACTGTAAACATTTACACGGACTCGGCATACGCACACGGAGCAGTGCACATAGATGGACCACAATGGGTTAGGCGCAACTTTACCACCACAGGTAACCTACCCATCAAGCACCGAGCCCAAATGGAACGTTTGATGCATGCCGTGTCCTTACCAAAGACAGTGGCCATAATGAAATGCCGAGGCCACCAAAGACTGACCAGCAGAATCAATCAAGGAAATGATGCCGCAGACCTGGCAGCCAAGGCCGCAGGAGGATACAGCCCCCGACAGATGGTGCTCGGGATAGAACCGGCAAGGACTGAATTGACAAGCCAACACATACTAGAACTACAGGAAGAGGCAGGCCCTTACGAACATTCGGTTTGGACACAGAAGGGAGGCTCTAAGGGACCAGATGGAATATGGAGATGCCATGATGGCCGACTGGTGGCTCCGGCTAATCTCTGTCCAGAACTGATAAGGGAAGCCCATGGACCCACTCATGAAGGGAAACTCAGAACTTTACAGAAGGTTTCATACATATGGTGGCACCCCACATGA